The following are encoded together in the Montipora foliosa isolate CH-2021 chromosome 12, ASM3666993v2, whole genome shotgun sequence genome:
- the LOC137980474 gene encoding octopamine receptor beta-2R-like, whose product MLNGSNSTLTISDVSQRPTFIAIQYLVIWCSVYLTIATFAILGNVLIIMVFINKRSLRTRTNYFVIGLAVGDVLVGTATIPLYVTLLILLFHQDFKAAVHVQTIFSPMDILSGMLSILHLMTISVERVYAIAFPLRHRTSSSKSNLIILAIVWLTAAGIASLNFVIPKGPQWKGTFLIYSTLGFFVPFSVIFFAYTSIWIIVKNKTKISRSRARTMKRESRTAYTILVLILLFLVTWLPFFSLNLVLFSCTKCATAVPLQVVLFFKALHYSGSALNPVVYSARMPEFRRPVITLLQERKLTGSLYHHSTERQSFRSTIRRREVELSDICDQQRTNDENDTDPCILKTKIRNTHILRPSDYSETHVSSWERIKSDEKSIGSV is encoded by the coding sequence ATGCTTAACGGTTCTAACAGCACTTTGACTATATCCGACGTCAGCCAAAGGCCAACTTTTATTGCGATTCAATACCTCGTCATATGGTGTTCAGTGTACCTGACTATCGCCACCTTTGCAATTCTGGGAAACGTCCTTATTATAATGGTGTTTATTAACAAACGAAGCCTCAGAACGAGAACCAATTATTTTGTGATTGGCTTAGCAGTTGGTGACGTACTTGTGGGTACAGCAACGATTCCTCTGTATGTAACATTGttgattcttttgtttcatcagGATTTCAAGGCAGCAGTCCATGTGCAGACAATATTTAGCCCCATGGACATCCTATCAGGGATGCTGTCTATCCTGCATTTAATGACCATCAGTGTTGAGCGTGTATACGCCATTGCATTTCCTTTGCGCCATCGCACCTCTTCATCGAAATCCAACTTAATAATTCTGGCGATCGTCTGGCTCACGGCCGCTGGTATTGCCTCGCTTAACTTCGTCATACCCAAAGGTCCCCAATGGAAAGGAACGTTCCTCATTTATTCTACACTGGGGTTTTTTGTGCCATTTTCCGTGATTTTCTTTGCTTACACGTCAATATGGATAATAGTAAAAAACAAGACAAAGATTTCACGTAGTAGAGCTCGAACCATGAAGAGAGAAAGTCGCACAGCCTACACTATCCTTGTTTTAATACTTCTCTTCCTAGTCACGTGGTTACCATTTTTTAGCCTCAATTTAGTGCTTTTCTCGTGTACTAAGTGCGCAACCGCAGTGCCTCTACAAGTTGTTCTGTTCTTCAAGGCACTACATTATAGCGGGTCGGCACTTAATCCTGTAGTGTACTCGGCACGTATGCCCGAGTTTCGACGCCCAGTAATCACCCTGTTACAAGAAAGAAAGCTGACTGGTTCTTTGTACCACCATTCAACAGAGCGACAATCTTTTAGAAGTACTATTAGACGGCGAGAGGTAGAGCTCTCTGATATTTGTGATCAGCAAAGAACCAACGATGAGAATGATACAGATCCTTgcattttgaagacaaaaataaGGAACACTCACATCTTAAGGCCAAGTGATTACTCCGAAACTCATGTGTCATCTTGGGAGCGAATAAAGAGTGATGAAAAGAGTATTGGAAGCGTTTAA
- the LOC137980715 gene encoding uncharacterized protein, with translation MLKPLQKSWRSRGIPIAIFLDDGLGGGIDKLSAKIHSLAVHSDLLKSGFVPNQEKSVWEPVQVLTWLGVVLNTIDGSVQATDERIVKLTSDLGSLQALSSQQSVCKVHVKSVASVADQIISLSSCVGSVTRIMTRHLFSVVNSALSWDSEVFLSEDSISEINFWANNVDSLNGRVYWGVLSLPFRVSFSDASDSACGAFVESHSELVFHQNWSPEEKVKSSTWRELKAVCLALEAFAGRLSNTRVIWYSDNQNVESILLNGSRKLDLQALALEAFQICPKYRISLDARWIPRDLNVRADSISKIVDFDDYAINDSIFRSINDYWGPHTVDRFACSYNSKLPRFNSRFFQPGCEAVDAFSQDWGYDNNWLCPPVCLIVRVLKHMEVCLARGTLILPLWKSSFFWNVCATDGVHWSRFVID, from the coding sequence ATGCTCAAACCGCTTCAAAAATCCTGGAGAAGTCGGGGTATTCCTATTGCCATTTTCCTGGATGATGGCCTAGGAGGGGGAATCGATAAACTTTCTGCCAAAATTCACAGTTTAGCCGTTCATTCCGATTTACTCAAGTCTGGTTTCGTCCCCAACCAGGAAAAGTCCGTTTGGGAACCAGTTCAAGTTCTTACCTGGCTAGGAGTTGTTCTTAACACCATTGATGGTTCTGTTCAGGCCACCGATGAACGCATCGTGAAATTGACTTCCGACCTCGGGTCATTGCAGGCTTTGTCTTCGCAACAGTCTGTTTGCAAGGTTCACGTTAAAAGTGTCGCCAGCGTTGCGGACCAGATTATTTCACTTTCTTCCTGCGTTGGGTCAGTCACCCGTATTATGACCAGGCATCTCTTTTCAGTGGTGAATTCTGCTTTATCCTGGGATAGCGAGGTTTTCTTGTCGGAGGATTCCATTTCGGAAATTAACTTTTGGGCTAACAATGTAGATTCCCTCAACGGTAGAGTTTATTGGGGGGTACTATCGCTTCCGTTCCGAGTTAGTTTCTCCGATGCTTCCGATTCAGCCTGTGGCGCGTTTGTCGAGTCCCATTCCGAATTGGTTTTCCATCAGAATTGGTCTCCTGAGGAAAAAGTGAAGAGTTCTACTTGGAGAGAACTTAAGGCCGTTTGTCTCGCCTTGGAGGCCTTTGCAGGGCGTTTGTCCAACACTAGGGTCATCTGGTATTCAGACAACCAGAACGTTGAGTCTATCCTTCTCAACGGCAGCAGGAAATTAGATCTGCAGGCGTTAGCTCTTGAAGCTTTTCAGATTTGCCCTAAGTATCGCATTTCTCTTGATGCTAGATGGATCCCTAGGGATCTTAATGTCAGAGCCGACTCCATCAGCAAGATTGTTGATTTCGACGATTATGCTATTAATGATTCTATTTTTCGAAGTATTAATGATTACTGGGGTCCACATACCGTCGACAGGTTCGCCTGTAGTTACAACTCCAAATTGCCAAGGTTTAATTCCCGGTTTTTTCAGCCCGGCTGTGAGGCAGTTGACGCCTTTTCCCAGGACTGGGGATACGACAATAACTGGCTCTGTCCACCTGTTTGCCTAATCGTTAGAGTTCTTAAACACATGGAAGTGTGTCTTGCTAGAGGTACCCTAATTTTGCCGCTATGGAAGTCGTCGTTCTTCTGGAACGTCTGCGCAACAGATGGTGTGCACTGGAGCAGATTCGTCATTGACTAG